A part of Anopheles stephensi strain Indian unplaced genomic scaffold, UCI_ANSTEP_V1.0 ucontig290, whole genome shotgun sequence genomic DNA contains:
- the LOC118516417 gene encoding ribonuclease kappa-like, producing MPICGPKLSLCGLIISVWGIIQLLLMGVFYYINSVALIEDLPLEEHYPTPQEFYAAADVAYSQNAYNCWIAACIYVVTLVISVQQFHANSRSTVA from the exons ATGCCCATCTGCGGACCGAAACTATCCCTGTGCGGTTTGATTATCTCCGTCTGGGGCATAATCCAGCTG CTGCTGATGGGAGTGTTCTACTACATCAACAGTGTCGCCCTGATCGAAGATTTACCGCTGGAGGAGCACTATCCAACGCCGCAAGAGTTCTATGCGGCCGCTGACGTCGCCTACAGTCAG AATGCATACAACTGCTGGATTGCTGCCTGTATCTACGTCGTGACGCTGGTCATCTCGGTCCAGCAGTTCCATGCGAACAGCCGCTCGACGGTCGCCTAA